One part of the Leucobacter triazinivorans genome encodes these proteins:
- a CDS encoding amidohydrolase has translation MAVDTLFTGGMIRTFDPAQPWAEALGITGDRISYVGPAAEAPAARRTVQLEGRLLTPGVADTHNHLLLGFDDLAVSLDQVQSLDVVRSRIAEFAETHPDLDWICAENALYSVVEGRRPNADDLVGVTDRPVFITTYDQHSVWLNRPALAKLGILNGGDIAWGNPEIDTATGEPTGWITDFYTSAMTIDGLAELQRDIPMYSPDRRYRKIVNSLDMAARSGITTVVEPQVPLAELDLFARAEREGRLTSRTIAAIYHPVGADGDFRARITEAIRETPQHERFRLGPVKLYADDVIEPHTAAMLEDYANRPGHRGHTSLEPTEFTRLFVELDRLGYQVHTHATGDWGIRLTLDSIEAAQRANGRVDARHGIVHVECLAPEDLPRFAELGVVAAMQPRHASPDLVAGTWMENVGEARWDRAWRFRSMIDSGARVTFSSDWQVGEMDPLVGLYSAMTRARLDGHDAWTPGERLDLDRALEAYTRGGAEAFHHEEALGVLRVGALADVVVWSGDLYAMEAAEILEQSAELTVVGGSAIHDARGEMDGAPAAANVQDPAGAGQRCDEPAEEHHCHSH, from the coding sequence ATGGCCGTCGACACCCTCTTCACCGGAGGAATGATCCGCACCTTCGATCCCGCGCAGCCGTGGGCGGAGGCGCTCGGCATCACCGGCGATCGGATCAGCTACGTGGGCCCTGCGGCCGAGGCGCCCGCCGCCCGCCGAACCGTGCAGCTCGAGGGCCGCCTGCTCACCCCGGGCGTGGCCGACACGCACAACCACCTCCTCCTCGGCTTCGACGATCTCGCCGTGAGTCTCGACCAGGTGCAGAGCCTCGACGTGGTGCGATCCCGCATCGCGGAGTTCGCCGAGACCCACCCGGATCTCGACTGGATCTGCGCCGAGAACGCCCTCTACTCGGTGGTCGAGGGCCGCCGCCCCAACGCCGACGACCTCGTGGGGGTCACCGATCGCCCGGTCTTCATCACGACGTACGATCAGCACTCGGTCTGGCTCAACCGCCCGGCGCTCGCGAAGCTCGGCATCCTGAACGGCGGTGATATCGCCTGGGGCAATCCTGAGATCGACACCGCCACCGGCGAGCCCACGGGGTGGATCACCGACTTCTACACGAGCGCGATGACCATCGACGGCCTCGCCGAGCTGCAGCGCGATATCCCCATGTACTCGCCGGATCGCCGCTACCGCAAGATCGTGAACAGCCTCGACATGGCGGCCCGATCCGGGATCACGACCGTGGTCGAGCCGCAGGTGCCGCTCGCCGAGCTCGATCTCTTCGCCCGCGCTGAGCGCGAGGGGCGGCTCACGAGCCGCACCATCGCCGCCATCTACCATCCGGTGGGCGCCGACGGCGATTTCCGGGCCCGCATCACCGAGGCGATCCGCGAGACCCCGCAGCACGAGCGCTTCAGGCTCGGCCCGGTCAAGCTCTACGCCGACGACGTGATCGAGCCGCACACCGCCGCGATGCTCGAGGACTACGCGAACCGCCCGGGGCACCGCGGGCACACGAGCCTCGAGCCGACCGAGTTCACCCGACTGTTCGTGGAGCTCGACCGGCTGGGATACCAGGTGCACACCCACGCCACGGGCGACTGGGGGATCCGCCTCACCCTCGACTCGATCGAGGCCGCGCAGCGCGCGAACGGTCGCGTCGATGCGCGGCACGGGATCGTGCACGTCGAGTGCCTCGCCCCCGAGGATCTGCCGCGCTTCGCCGAGCTCGGCGTCGTCGCCGCGATGCAGCCGCGGCACGCCTCGCCCGACCTCGTGGCCGGCACCTGGATGGAGAACGTGGGCGAGGCCCGCTGGGATCGCGCCTGGCGCTTCCGCTCGATGATCGACTCGGGCGCGCGCGTCACCTTCTCGAGCGACTGGCAGGTGGGCGAGATGGATCCGCTCGTCGGACTCTACAGCGCCATGACCCGCGCCCGCCTCGACGGGCACGACGCCTGGACTCCAGGCGAGCGGCTCGACCTCGACCGCGCGCTCGAGGCCTACACGAGGGGCGGGGCCGAGGCCTTCCACCACGAGGAGGCGCTGGGCGTGCTGCGCGTCGGCGCGCTCGCGGACGTGGTCGTCTGGTCGGGCGATCTCTACGCCATGGAGGCCGCCGAGATCCTCGAGCAGAGCGCCGAGCTGACCGTGGTCGGCGGCAGCGCGATCCATGACGCGCGCGGCGAGATGGACGGCGCTCCGGCCGCCGCGAACGTGCAGGATCCGGCCGGCGCCGGGCAGAGGTGCGACGAGCCCGCCGAAGAACACCACTGCCACAGCCACTGA
- a CDS encoding DUF4307 domain-containing protein, producing the protein MSQTTAGAGASRASGSDPEPGTGPGDGQSLEDRYGSGRRRRLDRRVAWGAAAILVLGGVSFLLFSGWQNTNRVSWQDIGFTKQDELNLDVKFEVTAPAETPVACAVEALNTVKATVGWKVVELPVTEDRTHTVTTPLVVTNPATAATVRECWVME; encoded by the coding sequence GTGTCGCAGACGACTGCCGGTGCAGGAGCCTCGCGAGCATCGGGCTCGGACCCGGAGCCCGGCACGGGGCCGGGCGACGGGCAGTCGCTCGAGGATCGCTACGGCTCCGGGCGTCGGCGTCGGCTCGACCGGCGCGTCGCCTGGGGCGCGGCGGCGATCCTGGTGCTCGGCGGCGTGAGCTTCCTGCTCTTCAGCGGCTGGCAGAATACGAATCGGGTCTCCTGGCAGGACATCGGGTTCACCAAGCAGGACGAGCTGAACCTCGACGTGAAGTTCGAGGTGACCGCCCCCGCAGAGACGCCCGTCGCGTGCGCGGTCGAGGCGCTCAACACGGTGAAGGCCACCGTCGGGTGGAAGGTCGTGGAACTGCCGGTCACCGAGGATCGCACCCACACCGTCACCACGCCCCTGGTCGTGACGAATCCGGCGACCGCCGCAACCGTGCGCGAGTGCTGGGTGATGGAGTAG
- the uppS gene encoding polyprenyl diphosphate synthase: MNAPAPTPRTGLLYRLYQRRLRRQIAPGSVPNHIAVIVDGNRRWAKQRLQERAAFGHRAGAQKVPEFLGWCEEAGVGTVTLYLLSADNLRARDRQELEDLFGIIGELAAQLAENPRWRVKHVGSCEGLSKDLASALAAAEGRAEGHTAERAEGRAAERDGLHINLAVGYGGRSEITAAMRSVIEEHQAAGGTIDTLADRLTPEIIGEHLWTRGQADPDLVIRTSGEQRLSDFMIWQSAHSEFYFVEALYPDLREVDFLRALRDYSSRQRRLGG, encoded by the coding sequence GTGAACGCACCTGCCCCGACGCCGCGAACCGGTCTGCTGTACCGGCTCTATCAGCGGCGTCTGCGCCGGCAGATCGCACCCGGCAGCGTGCCGAACCACATCGCCGTGATCGTCGACGGAAACCGGCGCTGGGCCAAGCAGCGACTGCAGGAGCGGGCGGCATTCGGCCACCGCGCCGGCGCGCAGAAGGTGCCGGAGTTCCTGGGCTGGTGCGAGGAGGCCGGCGTCGGCACGGTGACGCTCTATCTGCTCTCCGCCGACAACCTGCGGGCGCGGGATCGCCAGGAGCTCGAAGACCTCTTCGGGATCATCGGCGAGCTCGCCGCGCAGCTCGCCGAGAACCCGCGCTGGCGGGTGAAGCACGTGGGCTCGTGCGAGGGGCTCTCGAAGGATCTCGCGTCTGCGCTCGCCGCCGCGGAGGGGCGCGCGGAGGGGCACACGGCGGAGCGCGCGGAGGGGCGCGCGGCGGAGCGCGACGGGCTGCACATCAACCTCGCCGTCGGCTACGGCGGCCGCAGCGAGATCACCGCCGCCATGCGCAGCGTCATCGAGGAGCACCAGGCCGCGGGCGGCACGATCGATACGCTGGCCGACCGGCTCACCCCCGAGATCATCGGCGAGCACCTGTGGACGCGCGGGCAGGCGGATCCCGACCTCGTCATCCGCACCTCGGGGGAGCAGCGGCTGTCCGACTTCATGATCTGGCAGTCGGCGCACTCGGAGTTCTACTTCGTCGAGGCGCTCTACCCAGATCTGCGCGAGGTCGACTTCCTGCGTGCCCTGCGCGACTACTCCTCGCGGCAGCGGCGCCTGGGCGGCTGA
- a CDS encoding APC family permease: MSTLPARSGVAAGDDQIAHAIAHEAGTLKRSLKLRHLVFIGLAYMAPMAVFDMFGIVAEETNGHVPLAYLVVMVAVLFTAFSYSRMVRFFPIAGSAYTYAKEAINAHLGFLVGWVATLDYLLLPMINAILSGIYMGAVFPEVPFWVWVLLTVGICTVLNLVGVKLAASMNVILVSIQLVVAVVFVVLTIVNIVNGANGAEFTIAPFISGDVQLVSIAAGAAILALSFLGFDAVSTLAEEAERPERDIPRAIFIIVLVAGAFFMTVTYVMQVLFPDVTQLADIVGASPEIAKYVGGAAFQAIFVGGYMMAVLGCGITQQMSAARLLYAMGRDGALPKRLFGRVNSTGVPVGNVLLVAAVALTALFVDLDQAASMINFGAFIAFTFVNLSVIFVFFRFIKRRGPGVWLGFVAVPAIGVAINVWLWFSLDSVSMMIGGVWFALGLIYLFVKTRGFRAPAPDLTGPINISMYE; encoded by the coding sequence ATGTCCACGCTCCCCGCCCGCTCCGGCGTCGCTGCCGGCGATGACCAGATCGCGCACGCGATCGCCCACGAGGCCGGCACGCTGAAGCGCTCGCTCAAGCTGCGCCACCTCGTCTTCATCGGCCTCGCCTACATGGCGCCGATGGCGGTCTTCGACATGTTCGGGATCGTCGCCGAGGAGACCAACGGCCACGTGCCGCTCGCGTACCTCGTCGTGATGGTCGCGGTGCTCTTCACCGCGTTCAGCTACTCGCGCATGGTGCGCTTCTTCCCGATCGCGGGATCGGCCTACACGTACGCCAAGGAGGCGATCAACGCGCACCTCGGCTTCCTCGTGGGCTGGGTGGCCACGCTCGACTACCTCCTGCTGCCGATGATCAACGCGATCCTCTCGGGCATCTACATGGGGGCGGTGTTCCCCGAGGTGCCGTTCTGGGTGTGGGTGCTGCTCACGGTCGGGATCTGCACCGTGCTCAACCTGGTCGGCGTGAAGCTGGCGGCGAGCATGAACGTGATCCTCGTGTCGATCCAGCTCGTCGTGGCAGTGGTCTTCGTGGTGCTGACGATCGTGAACATCGTCAACGGGGCGAACGGCGCCGAGTTCACGATCGCGCCGTTCATCTCGGGCGACGTGCAGCTGGTGTCGATCGCCGCCGGTGCGGCGATCCTCGCGCTCTCGTTCCTCGGCTTCGACGCGGTATCGACGCTCGCCGAGGAGGCCGAGCGACCCGAGCGCGACATCCCCCGGGCGATCTTCATCATCGTGCTCGTCGCCGGAGCGTTCTTCATGACCGTCACGTACGTGATGCAGGTGCTGTTCCCGGATGTCACGCAGCTGGCCGACATCGTGGGGGCCTCGCCCGAGATCGCGAAGTACGTGGGCGGTGCGGCGTTCCAGGCGATCTTCGTGGGCGGCTACATGATGGCCGTGCTCGGCTGCGGCATCACGCAGCAGATGAGCGCCGCGCGCTTGCTCTACGCGATGGGCCGCGACGGAGCGCTTCCGAAGCGCCTCTTCGGCCGGGTGAACAGCACCGGCGTGCCGGTGGGCAATGTGCTGCTCGTCGCGGCCGTCGCGCTGACGGCGCTGTTCGTCGATCTGGATCAGGCCGCATCGATGATCAACTTCGGCGCCTTCATCGCCTTCACCTTCGTGAACCTGTCGGTGATCTTCGTCTTCTTCCGCTTCATCAAGCGGCGCGGACCCGGAGTGTGGCTCGGCTTCGTCGCGGTGCCCGCCATCGGCGTCGCGATCAACGTGTGGCTGTGGTTCAGCCTCGACAGCGTGTCGATGATGATCGGGGGCGTCTGGTTCGCGCTCGGGCTGATCTACCTGTTCGTCAAGACCCGCGGCTTCCGGGCGCCGGCGCCCGACCTCACGGGGCCGATCAACATCAGCATGTACGAATAG
- the trhA gene encoding PAQR family membrane homeostasis protein TrhA, translating into MTSHGSSEPERTDRNDPAERTERPFPEPDRLSLPLLADALDHPHDHPQPPQAPDRAADTVQGPQGTVESRPRWRGWIHAGTFPVATAAGIVLISLAHGPVAKWASAVFMLSSMLLFGVSALYHRFNWKPRTKQVFRRLDHANIFLLIAGTYTPIALLALPLDKGVLLLVLVWAGALLGIGFRVFWIGAPRWLYVPLYVLLGWAAVMFIVDIYNANAAAMVLVVVGGLMYTLGSVVYGLKRPNPVPGVFGFHEIFHALTVLAFLCHWTAALLVALDPVYLR; encoded by the coding sequence ATGACCTCCCACGGCTCCTCCGAGCCCGAGCGCACCGACCGCAACGACCCTGCCGAGCGCACCGAGCGGCCGTTCCCCGAGCCGGATCGCCTGTCGCTGCCGCTGCTCGCCGACGCACTCGACCACCCGCACGATCACCCGCAGCCGCCCCAGGCCCCGGATCGGGCCGCCGACACCGTGCAGGGACCGCAGGGCACCGTCGAGTCGAGGCCCCGCTGGCGCGGATGGATCCACGCCGGCACCTTCCCCGTGGCGACCGCCGCCGGCATCGTACTCATCTCGCTCGCGCACGGCCCCGTGGCGAAGTGGGCCTCGGCGGTCTTCATGCTGTCGAGCATGCTGCTCTTCGGCGTCTCGGCGCTCTACCACCGCTTCAACTGGAAGCCGCGGACCAAGCAGGTCTTCCGCCGCCTCGACCACGCCAACATCTTCCTGCTGATCGCGGGCACGTACACGCCGATCGCGCTGCTCGCGCTGCCGCTCGACAAGGGCGTGCTGCTGCTAGTGCTGGTCTGGGCGGGAGCACTGCTGGGGATCGGCTTCCGAGTGTTCTGGATCGGAGCGCCGCGCTGGCTGTACGTGCCCCTGTATGTGCTGCTCGGCTGGGCGGCGGTGATGTTCATCGTCGACATCTACAACGCGAACGCCGCAGCGATGGTGCTCGTGGTCGTGGGCGGCCTGATGTACACGCTGGGATCGGTGGTCTACGGGCTGAAGCGCCCGAATCCCGTGCCGGGCGTCTTCGGGTTCCACGAGATCTTCCACGCGCTCACGGTGCTCGCGTTCTTGTGCCACTGGACGGCTGCGCTGCTCGTGGCACTGGATCCGGTCTACCTGCGGTAG
- a CDS encoding SDR family NAD(P)-dependent oxidoreductase: protein MTDGNAGLPDLSGQRVLVTGASGGIGGGIARRFAAAGARLAVHYRGLSAASTDAVFALVEDVRARGGEAVAVRADLSTAGSAALLVEEAVRALGGLDGLVNNAGIQPLAPLAETSREEWDEVLGTNLGAVFELSREAAAAMGDSREGAEGRSGSGSRGDRWITHIASIEASRPAPAHAHYAVAKAGLVMHARAAALELGPSGIRVNSVSPGLVDRPGLADAWPEGVESWIAHAPLGRLATAEDIGNACVLLASPAASFITGQDLAVDGGMLATPGW from the coding sequence ATGACCGACGGGAACGCGGGCCTGCCCGACCTGAGCGGTCAGCGCGTGCTGGTGACGGGAGCCTCGGGAGGCATCGGCGGCGGGATCGCGCGACGCTTCGCCGCCGCCGGCGCGCGCCTGGCGGTGCACTACCGAGGTCTCTCGGCAGCGTCGACCGATGCGGTGTTCGCGCTGGTCGAGGACGTGCGGGCGCGCGGCGGCGAGGCAGTGGCGGTGCGCGCCGACCTGTCGACCGCCGGATCCGCGGCACTGCTCGTCGAGGAGGCGGTGCGCGCGCTCGGAGGTCTCGACGGGCTCGTGAACAACGCGGGCATCCAGCCGCTCGCGCCGCTCGCGGAGACCTCTCGCGAAGAGTGGGACGAGGTGCTGGGCACCAATCTCGGCGCGGTCTTCGAGCTGTCCCGCGAGGCGGCGGCTGCGATGGGCGATTCCAGGGAGGGCGCCGAGGGCCGATCCGGATCGGGATCCCGGGGCGATCGTTGGATCACGCACATCGCCTCGATCGAGGCCAGTCGCCCCGCGCCGGCGCACGCGCACTACGCCGTCGCGAAGGCGGGGCTGGTGATGCACGCCCGCGCCGCCGCCCTCGAGCTCGGGCCCTCGGGGATCCGCGTCAATTCGGTGTCACCGGGTCTCGTGGATCGGCCGGGGCTCGCCGATGCCTGGCCCGAGGGCGTCGAGAGCTGGATCGCGCACGCGCCGCTCGGCCGGCTCGCGACGGCGGAGGACATCGGCAACGCGTGCGTGCTGCTCGCCTCGCCCGCGGCGTCGTTCATCACGGGGCAGGATCTCGCCGTCGACGGCGGCATGCTCGCGACCCCGGGCTGGTAG
- the greA gene encoding transcription elongation factor GreA — MAEPTQTWLTQEAYDRLKGELDALSGAGRKEIAARIEAAREEGDLKENGGYHAAKDEQGKMEARIRDLEELLKHAVVGEAPQASGVVEVGTIVTAEVFGDEERFLLGSRELADGSDLDVYSSESPLGVAILGLGVGDETSYAAPNGNQISVKILAVDTYAG; from the coding sequence ATGGCCGAGCCCACGCAGACCTGGCTGACGCAGGAAGCCTACGACCGCCTCAAGGGCGAGCTCGACGCGCTTTCCGGTGCCGGCCGCAAGGAGATCGCAGCGCGCATCGAGGCCGCTCGCGAGGAGGGCGACCTCAAGGAGAACGGCGGGTACCACGCCGCCAAGGACGAGCAGGGCAAGATGGAGGCCCGCATCCGCGACCTCGAGGAGCTGCTGAAGCACGCGGTGGTCGGCGAGGCCCCGCAGGCGAGCGGCGTCGTCGAGGTCGGCACCATCGTGACCGCGGAGGTCTTCGGCGACGAGGAGCGGTTCCTGCTCGGCAGCCGCGAACTCGCGGACGGCAGCGATCTCGACGTCTACAGCTCCGAGAGCCCGCTCGGCGTGGCGATCCTCGGGCTGGGCGTCGGGGACGAGACGAGCTACGCGGCGCCCAACGGCAACCAGATCTCGGTGAAGATCCTGGCGGTCGACACCTACGCCGGCTGA
- a CDS encoding RecQ family ATP-dependent DNA helicase: MGRRRRGPATRPIPTDGPDAIVSGGGFDEPGFGPADEERWPGEAWGAPPPEGWTDPRRETARGPRAAAGPGPDGAPASPGSAPGPVPGSAPAPTAAPGSAPAPPVAPPASTVPSARGADPLSVLSEVFGYDSFRGEQAAIIEQVSAGGDAVVLMPTGGGKSICYQIPSLMREGTGVVLSPLVALMHDQVAALRLAGVRAAALNSAMSHEDRLEVERAYRAGELELLYLAPERLAAPGTVELLGQGRIALFAIDEAHCVSQWGHDFRPDYLRLGALAERWPDVPRIALTATATPETHREITERLHLENAAHFVSSFDRPNIRYRIVSKQNVRSQLIAFIRGEHAGEAGIVYALSRKRVEQTAAALRDAGIDAVAYHAGLPASERLEAQTRFLREDGVVVVATIAFGMGIDKPDVRFVAHIDLPKSIEGYYQETGRAGRDGLPSEAWLAYGLQDVVQQRQMIEGGDGDAATKANQTRHLNSMLALCEGVECRRAFLLRYFGQDPASSVRHLVGSEPAGDAPSRHPAASEPASGVAGSGPAQAQNCGNCDVCLDPPKLWDATTPAQMLLSTIIRTQRERGRTYAAGQHIDVLRGVGSERVTQMRLDELSTWGIGKEWSVAQWRGLVRHLLAVGLIEARGEWGVLAPTEAAKPVLRGEEQVRMREEIVARGAGRGGRAGGAGGAGGAGSGGAKRSAAAADLSPEQAEIFERLRAWRAGEARKQGVPGYVVFGDATLAALAVHRPATDDEMLAISGIGAVKLERYGAAVLEALAAG; this comes from the coding sequence ATGGGCCGACGTCGACGGGGGCCGGCGACGCGACCGATCCCGACCGACGGGCCTGACGCCATCGTGAGCGGCGGCGGCTTCGACGAGCCCGGTTTCGGCCCGGCCGACGAGGAGCGGTGGCCCGGAGAGGCCTGGGGCGCCCCGCCGCCCGAGGGGTGGACGGATCCCCGCCGCGAGACCGCGCGGGGGCCGCGCGCCGCTGCCGGGCCCGGCCCGGACGGGGCGCCCGCATCGCCGGGATCCGCGCCGGGACCCGTACCGGGATCCGCGCCTGCACCGACGGCTGCACCGGGATCCGCGCCCGCACCGCCGGTTGCACCGCCCGCGTCGACCGTGCCGAGCGCCCGCGGCGCCGACCCGCTCTCCGTGCTCTCGGAGGTCTTCGGCTACGACTCCTTCCGGGGCGAGCAGGCCGCCATCATCGAGCAGGTGAGCGCCGGCGGCGACGCGGTCGTGCTGATGCCGACCGGGGGCGGCAAGTCGATCTGCTACCAGATCCCGTCGCTCATGCGCGAGGGCACCGGGGTCGTGCTCTCCCCGCTCGTCGCGCTGATGCACGACCAGGTGGCCGCGCTGCGATTGGCCGGCGTGCGCGCGGCGGCGCTCAACTCGGCGATGTCGCATGAGGATCGGCTCGAGGTCGAGCGCGCCTATCGCGCGGGTGAACTGGAGCTGCTCTACCTCGCTCCCGAGCGACTCGCCGCGCCCGGCACCGTCGAACTGTTGGGCCAGGGGCGCATCGCCCTCTTCGCCATCGACGAGGCCCACTGCGTCTCCCAGTGGGGCCACGACTTCCGGCCCGACTACCTGCGCCTCGGCGCGCTCGCCGAGCGCTGGCCCGACGTGCCGCGGATCGCGCTCACCGCGACGGCCACCCCCGAGACGCACCGTGAGATCACCGAACGGCTGCACCTCGAGAACGCCGCGCACTTCGTGTCGAGTTTCGACCGGCCGAACATCCGCTACCGCATCGTCTCGAAGCAGAACGTGCGCTCGCAGCTCATCGCGTTCATCCGCGGGGAGCACGCGGGCGAGGCCGGCATCGTCTACGCGCTGAGCCGCAAGCGCGTCGAGCAGACGGCGGCCGCGCTGCGCGACGCCGGGATCGACGCGGTCGCCTACCACGCGGGCCTGCCCGCCTCCGAGCGGCTCGAGGCGCAGACCCGCTTCCTGCGCGAGGACGGTGTGGTGGTGGTGGCCACCATCGCCTTCGGCATGGGCATCGACAAGCCCGACGTGCGCTTCGTCGCGCACATCGATCTGCCCAAGTCGATCGAGGGCTACTACCAGGAGACCGGCCGCGCCGGTCGCGACGGACTGCCCTCCGAGGCCTGGCTCGCCTATGGGCTGCAGGACGTGGTGCAGCAGCGGCAGATGATCGAGGGGGGCGACGGCGACGCGGCCACGAAGGCCAACCAGACCCGTCACCTCAACTCCATGCTCGCGCTGTGCGAGGGGGTGGAGTGCCGGCGGGCCTTCCTGCTGCGCTACTTCGGGCAGGATCCCGCGTCTTCCGTGCGCCATCTCGTGGGCAGCGAGCCCGCCGGCGACGCTCCCTCCCGTCATCCTGCGGCCAGCGAGCCCGCGAGCGGAGTCGCAGGATCCGGACCCGCGCAGGCGCAGAACTGCGGCAACTGCGACGTCTGCCTCGATCCGCCGAAGCTGTGGGACGCGACCACTCCCGCGCAGATGCTGCTCTCCACGATCATCCGCACGCAGAGGGAGCGCGGCCGCACGTACGCGGCCGGCCAGCACATCGACGTGCTGCGCGGCGTGGGATCGGAGCGCGTCACGCAGATGCGGCTCGACGAGCTCTCCACGTGGGGGATCGGCAAGGAGTGGTCGGTCGCGCAGTGGCGCGGCCTGGTGCGGCACCTGCTCGCGGTCGGGCTGATCGAGGCCCGTGGCGAGTGGGGGGTGCTCGCGCCCACCGAGGCCGCGAAGCCGGTGCTGCGCGGCGAGGAGCAGGTGCGGATGCGCGAGGAGATCGTGGCGCGGGGCGCCGGCCGCGGTGGGCGCGCGGGCGGTGCGGGTGGTGCGGGCGGTGCGGGATCCGGCGGCGCGAAGCGCTCGGCAGCCGCTGCCGATCTGTCGCCCGAGCAGGCCGAGATCTTCGAGCGGCTGCGCGCGTGGCGAGCGGGGGAGGCCCGCAAGCAGGGGGTGCCCGGCTACGTGGTGTTCGGCGATGCGACGCTCGCGGCGCTCGCAGTGCACCGGCCCGCGACCGACGACGAGATGCTCGCGATCTCCGGCATCGGAGCGGTGAAGCTCGAGCGGTACGGTGCCGCCGTGCTCGAGGCGCTCGCCGCGGGCTGA
- the mca gene encoding mycothiol conjugate amidase Mca: MTLRLIAVHAHPDDESSKGAATYAHYLDAGVEVMIVSCTGGERGDVLNELVSRDPKSRRDLAGLRREEMTRAREIIGFEHRWLGYQDSGLPEAGDPVPPGSFAAIPAEVSAEALVRVVREFRPHVMITYNEQGGYPHPDHIRCHEISRIAWERAGDAAAYPDAGRPWSIKKLYYEEIFNAERVTTVYQWLVDHEPTSPLLQQFAELREWMSRREYRGTAKIEVGRFFERRDEALRAHASQVPPDSPFFFWPNELQREAWPFEDYRLAASRVATSEFEADLFQGIEEERA, translated from the coding sequence ATGACGCTCAGGTTGATCGCGGTGCACGCGCACCCCGACGATGAGTCCAGCAAGGGCGCCGCCACCTACGCACACTACCTCGATGCCGGGGTGGAGGTGATGATCGTCAGCTGCACCGGCGGGGAGCGCGGCGACGTGCTCAACGAGCTCGTGTCGCGGGATCCGAAGAGCCGTCGGGATCTCGCCGGTCTGCGCCGCGAAGAGATGACCCGCGCCCGCGAGATCATCGGCTTCGAGCACCGCTGGCTCGGCTACCAGGACTCCGGCCTGCCGGAAGCGGGCGATCCCGTGCCGCCGGGATCCTTCGCGGCGATCCCTGCCGAGGTGTCGGCCGAGGCGCTCGTGCGCGTGGTGCGCGAGTTCCGTCCGCACGTCATGATCACCTACAACGAGCAGGGCGGATACCCGCACCCCGACCACATCCGCTGCCACGAGATCAGCCGCATCGCCTGGGAGCGCGCGGGCGATGCCGCCGCGTACCCCGACGCGGGCCGCCCCTGGTCGATCAAGAAGCTCTACTACGAGGAGATCTTCAACGCCGAGCGCGTCACGACGGTCTACCAGTGGCTCGTCGACCACGAGCCGACCTCGCCGCTCCTGCAGCAGTTCGCCGAACTGCGCGAGTGGATGAGCCGGCGCGAGTACCGCGGGACGGCCAAGATCGAGGTGGGGCGCTTCTTCGAGCGCCGCGATGAGGCGCTGCGCGCGCATGCGAGCCAGGTGCCCCCGGACAGTCCCTTCTTCTTCTGGCCCAACGAACTGCAGCGCGAGGCGTGGCCGTTCGAGGACTATCGGCTCGCAGCGTCGCGAGTGGCAACGAGCGAGTTCGAAGCCGATCTGTTTCAGGGAATCGAGGAGGAGCGCGCATGA